One Methylobacterium oryzae DNA window includes the following coding sequences:
- a CDS encoding alpha/beta fold hydrolase, with the protein MSRVTAVLLTLLALPFALAGLVLAAGALATLAITLRVGAAHPPAGPFVAVTGGRLATLQDGPADGPPVVLLHGASANASDPMEGIGHRLAARGFRVIAFDRPGFGWSERIGGDAAAPPASQAGLIAEALERMGVGPALVFGHSWAGALALALALDHPDRVSALALAAPVAMPMPDRMPDLPWYWRLAVTPPVAWLLSRTVGPPIAQHYLPEAARRVFQPQPPRADYPDLARSDLVLRPATLLANVQDLLGLPLALAAQSPRYGAIRVPTVVISGEADPIVRADTQAVPLARAIPGARLVLLPGIGHMLQYVAADRVTEEVARLAGATGAAGPEPAVAH; encoded by the coding sequence GTGAGCCGGGTGACCGCCGTCCTCCTCACCCTCCTGGCCCTGCCCTTCGCCCTCGCCGGGCTCGTCCTCGCGGCCGGCGCGCTGGCGACGCTGGCCATCACCCTGCGGGTCGGCGCCGCCCACCCGCCGGCAGGCCCGTTCGTGGCGGTCACCGGCGGCCGGCTCGCGACCCTGCAGGACGGGCCGGCCGACGGACCGCCCGTCGTGCTCCTGCACGGCGCCTCGGCCAACGCGTCGGATCCGATGGAGGGGATCGGCCACCGGCTCGCGGCGCGGGGTTTCCGGGTCATCGCTTTCGACCGGCCGGGCTTCGGCTGGAGCGAGCGGATCGGTGGCGACGCCGCCGCGCCCCCCGCGTCGCAGGCCGGACTGATCGCGGAGGCGCTGGAACGGATGGGTGTCGGCCCGGCGCTCGTCTTCGGCCATTCCTGGGCCGGCGCCCTGGCCCTCGCCCTCGCGCTGGATCACCCGGACCGGGTGTCGGCCCTCGCCCTCGCGGCGCCGGTGGCGATGCCCATGCCGGACCGGATGCCCGATCTGCCCTGGTACTGGCGGCTCGCCGTGACCCCGCCGGTGGCGTGGCTGCTCAGCCGGACGGTCGGGCCGCCCATCGCGCAGCACTACCTGCCCGAGGCGGCGCGCCGGGTCTTCCAGCCGCAACCGCCGCGTGCGGATTACCCAGACCTGGCGCGGTCGGACCTGGTCCTGCGGCCCGCAACGCTGCTCGCCAACGTCCAGGACCTGCTCGGTTTGCCGCTTGCCCTCGCGGCGCAGAGCCCGCGCTACGGCGCGATCCGCGTGCCCACCGTGGTGATATCCGGCGAGGCGGACCCGATCGTCCGCGCCGACACGCAGGCGGTGCCGCTGGCCCGCGCGATCCCCGGCGCGCGGCTGGTGCTGCTGCCGGGCATCGGCCACATGCTCCAGTACGTCGCCGCCGATCGGGTCACCGAGGAGGTGGCCCGGCTGGCCGGCGCGACGGGCGCGGCCGGCCCGGAGCCGGCCGTCGCGCACTGA
- a CDS encoding YbhB/YbcL family Raf kinase inhibitor-like protein, translated as MLEKIPGVLGEALSGLKAGLDKTTSRADFPDVPETVTLSSPAFADGADLPARFTADGAGVSPPLAWSGLPAGTAALVLLVEDAGSPTPRPLVHLIAWSVPPEPAGLLEGALPGPGHAGTVEAVGRNSFLRAEWLPPDPPTGHGPHPYLFQIYALRQPLALAEAPGRGALIEAMRGQVLAKGILTGVYHRP; from the coding sequence ATGCTCGAGAAGATTCCCGGTGTGCTCGGCGAGGCGCTGTCGGGGCTGAAGGCGGGCCTGGACAAGACGACGTCCCGCGCTGACTTCCCCGACGTGCCCGAGACCGTGACGCTGTCGAGCCCGGCCTTCGCCGACGGGGCGGACTTGCCCGCCCGCTTCACGGCCGACGGCGCGGGCGTGTCGCCGCCCCTCGCCTGGAGCGGGCTGCCGGCGGGCACCGCCGCCCTCGTCCTCCTCGTGGAGGATGCGGGCAGCCCGACGCCCCGGCCGCTGGTCCATCTCATAGCCTGGTCGGTCCCGCCGGAACCCGCCGGCCTGTTGGAGGGTGCGCTGCCGGGTCCCGGCCACGCGGGCACCGTGGAGGCCGTGGGCCGGAACAGCTTCCTGCGCGCGGAATGGCTGCCGCCGGACCCGCCCACCGGCCACGGGCCGCACCCATACCTCTTCCAGATCTACGCGCTGCGGCAGCCCCTCGCCCTTGCCGAGGCGCCGGGCCGCGGCGCGCTGATCGAGGCCATGCGCGGTCAGGTCCTCGCGAAGGGGATATTGACCGGCGTTTACCATCGTCCCTGA
- a CDS encoding tetratricopeptide repeat protein codes for MTPTRLLAALVCLSGLALDIPAARAAPETGRPGRTAPEGKPAPKPPSLDDLFARLRASEDPAEAKGIARLIERRMAGSGSPTADLLTDRARQAVTAHDFPLAAELMDRVTALEPNWSEGWNRRATVFWLLSDKDDALADLQRALVLEPRHFEAWAAMGRIYESLDDKARALAAFRRARALYPQMEKIGEAINRLTPEVDGRDL; via the coding sequence ATGACGCCGACCCGCCTCCTCGCCGCCCTGGTCTGCCTGTCGGGCCTCGCCCTGGACATCCCGGCGGCGCGGGCGGCTCCGGAGACCGGGCGTCCCGGCCGCACCGCTCCCGAGGGGAAGCCGGCCCCCAAGCCGCCGAGCCTCGACGACCTGTTCGCCCGCCTCCGCGCCAGCGAGGACCCGGCCGAGGCCAAGGGCATCGCCCGGCTGATCGAGCGGCGCATGGCCGGGTCGGGCAGCCCGACCGCCGACCTCCTCACCGACCGCGCCCGGCAGGCGGTCACCGCACACGACTTCCCCCTGGCGGCCGAGCTGATGGACCGCGTCACCGCCCTCGAGCCGAACTGGTCGGAGGGCTGGAACCGGCGCGCGACGGTGTTCTGGCTCCTGTCCGACAAGGACGACGCCCTGGCGGACCTGCAGCGGGCCCTGGTGCTGGAGCCGCGCCACTTCGAGGCCTGGGCCGCGATGGGCCGGATCTACGAATCGCTCGACGACAAGGCGCGGGCGCTCGCCGCCTTCCGGCGGGCGCGGGCGCTCTACCCGCAGATGGAGAAGATCGGCGAGGCGATCAACCGCCTCACTCCGGAGGTCGACGGCCGCGACCTGTGA
- a CDS encoding DUF1036 domain-containing protein: MSTTAASSSSISSRVSAAQLLPAVTVLGLALLGASPARADLRLCNQTASKVGISLGYRDPQGWVTEGWWDLAPKACETLLKGALAARFYYVFAVDYTRGGEWSGRSLMCTRDSEFTIRGIEDCLARGYDRNGFFEVDTGEQKSWTIQLTDPNRPDAPAKP, from the coding sequence ATGTCAACGACTGCCGCATCATCCTCGTCAATTAGCTCTCGCGTCTCGGCGGCTCAGCTCCTCCCGGCAGTCACGGTCCTCGGCCTCGCGCTCCTCGGCGCGAGCCCCGCCCGGGCGGACCTGCGCCTGTGCAACCAGACCGCCAGCAAGGTCGGGATCTCGCTGGGCTACCGCGATCCCCAGGGCTGGGTGACGGAGGGCTGGTGGGATCTGGCGCCGAAGGCCTGCGAGACGCTGCTCAAGGGCGCGCTGGCGGCGCGGTTCTACTACGTCTTCGCGGTCGACTACACGCGCGGCGGCGAGTGGAGCGGCCGTTCGCTGATGTGCACCCGCGATTCGGAGTTCACGATTCGCGGCATCGAGGATTGTCTCGCCCGCGGCTACGACCGCAACGGCTTCTTCGAAGTCGACACCGGCGAGCAGAAGAGCTGGACCATCCAGCTCACGGATCCGAACCGGCCGGACGCGCCGGCGAAACCGTAA
- the pyk gene encoding pyruvate kinase, translating to MKRSRRTKIVATLGPASDSPEMIERLFRAGVDVFRLNMSHLPREKLPEKVEAIRTIEREAKRPIGILVDLQGPKLRLGTFAEGAAMIEAGATFVLDGDPTPGDAARCHLPHPQILEALEPGHAILVDDGKLRLTVLETAHNRAVTRVEVGGRISNRKGVSLPHTVIPVPAMTDKDRADLDAGLNAGADWIAVSFVQRPEDVAEVKKVCAGRALVMAKIEKPQALARLDEIIEISDGLMVARGDLGVEMPLEQVPGVQKRITRGARRYGKPVVVATQMLESMITAPVPTRAEVSDVATAVYEGADAVMLSAESASGAHPIGAVETMNRIAEQVERDAIYWSIIRAQSATPDETAADAIAAAAHQMVDALSLDAIMAWTNSGSTALRLSRERPNATVIALTPRRETARRLALAWGTHPIVTKDASDVDDMSFRAAKFAVREKFAAVGDRVIVVAGLPFGTPGATNLVRLTFITREHAEKA from the coding sequence TTGAAACGGTCACGCCGCACGAAGATCGTCGCCACCCTCGGTCCGGCCTCCGATTCGCCGGAGATGATCGAGCGGCTGTTCCGCGCGGGCGTCGACGTATTCCGGCTCAACATGAGCCACCTCCCGCGCGAGAAGCTGCCCGAGAAGGTGGAGGCGATCCGCACCATCGAGCGCGAGGCCAAGCGGCCGATCGGCATCCTGGTCGACCTGCAGGGACCCAAGCTGCGGCTCGGCACCTTCGCGGAGGGCGCCGCGATGATCGAGGCCGGTGCCACCTTCGTGCTCGACGGCGACCCGACCCCCGGCGACGCCGCGCGCTGCCACCTGCCGCATCCGCAGATCCTCGAGGCGCTGGAGCCGGGCCACGCCATCCTGGTCGACGACGGCAAGCTGCGGCTGACCGTGCTCGAGACGGCGCACAACCGGGCCGTGACCCGCGTCGAGGTCGGCGGCCGGATCTCGAACCGGAAGGGCGTGTCCCTGCCGCACACCGTGATCCCGGTGCCGGCGATGACCGACAAGGACCGGGCCGACCTCGATGCCGGCCTGAACGCCGGCGCCGACTGGATCGCCGTCTCGTTCGTCCAGCGGCCCGAGGACGTGGCCGAGGTGAAGAAGGTCTGCGCCGGCCGCGCCCTGGTGATGGCCAAGATCGAGAAGCCGCAGGCGCTGGCGCGTCTCGACGAGATCATCGAGATCTCCGACGGGCTGATGGTCGCCCGCGGCGATCTCGGCGTGGAGATGCCCCTGGAGCAGGTGCCGGGCGTTCAGAAGCGCATCACCCGCGGCGCTCGGCGCTACGGCAAGCCGGTGGTCGTCGCCACCCAGATGCTCGAATCGATGATCACCGCGCCGGTGCCGACCCGGGCCGAGGTCTCCGACGTCGCCACGGCGGTCTACGAGGGGGCGGACGCCGTGATGCTCTCCGCGGAGAGCGCCTCGGGCGCCCACCCGATCGGGGCGGTCGAGACCATGAACCGGATCGCCGAGCAGGTGGAGCGGGACGCGATCTACTGGTCGATCATCCGGGCGCAGAGCGCGACCCCGGACGAGACGGCCGCCGACGCCATCGCGGCGGCGGCGCACCAGATGGTCGACGCGCTGAGTCTCGACGCGATCATGGCCTGGACCAATTCCGGCTCGACGGCCCTGCGCCTGTCGCGCGAGCGCCCGAACGCCACCGTGATCGCCCTGACGCCGCGGCGCGAGACCGCCCGGCGCCTCGCCCTGGCCTGGGGCACGCACCCGATCGTCACCAAGGACGCCAGCGACGTGGACGACATGTCGTTCCGCGCCGCCAAGTTCGCCGTGCGCGAGAAGTTCGCCGCCGTGGGGGACCGGGTGATCGTCGTGGCCGGCCTGCCGTTCGGCACGCCGGGCGCCACCAACCTCGTGCGGCTGACCTTCATCACCCGCGAGCACGCCGAGAAGGCCTGA
- the ykgO gene encoding type B 50S ribosomal protein L36, with amino-acid sequence MKIRNSLKSLRGRHRDNQLVRRKGRVYVINKTQKRFKARQG; translated from the coding sequence ATGAAGATCCGCAACTCCCTCAAGTCCCTGCGTGGCCGCCACCGCGACAACCAGCTCGTGCGCCGCAAGGGCCGGGTCTACGTGATCAACAAGACCCAGAAGCGCTTCAAGGCCCGCCAGGGCTGA
- a CDS encoding PAS domain-containing protein → MGVGVRTKRRGGSSVARALAVSDVGTWTWHIADDVLRCDPVAATMLGLPRTKSSSGTTFGAFLDRIHPEDQRRIASILDDLRRQGGLYIAQYRTVPEPGEVRWILARGRFILDAQGGVSEAHGIVIDVTERGRDGFLDESAFCATDVAAGGIDRVAEMALALYNAAEDGLPQPGFERLKPLLDVLLHEIGRQLVLAPAVPDLDRVH, encoded by the coding sequence GTGGGCGTCGGCGTGCGCACGAAGCGGCGGGGCGGCAGCAGTGTGGCGCGCGCGCTCGCTGTGTCGGATGTCGGGACTTGGACCTGGCACATCGCCGACGATGTTCTCCGGTGCGACCCCGTCGCGGCGACGATGCTGGGCCTGCCCCGAACGAAGAGCAGCAGCGGGACGACTTTCGGGGCCTTCCTCGACCGCATCCACCCGGAGGATCAGCGGCGGATCGCGTCGATCCTCGACGACCTCCGCCGGCAGGGCGGCCTGTACATCGCGCAGTACCGGACCGTGCCGGAGCCGGGCGAGGTCCGGTGGATCCTCGCGCGCGGCCGCTTCATCCTCGACGCGCAGGGCGGCGTCAGCGAGGCCCACGGGATCGTCATCGACGTGACCGAGCGCGGCCGCGACGGCTTCCTCGACGAATCCGCCTTCTGCGCGACCGACGTGGCCGCCGGCGGCATCGACCGGGTCGCCGAGATGGCCCTGGCCCTCTACAACGCCGCCGAGGACGGCCTGCCCCAGCCGGGGTTCGAGCGCCTGAAGCCGCTGCTCGACGTGCTGCTGCACGAGATCGGCCGGCAGCTCGTGCTCGCGCCGGCCGTGCCGGATCTCGACAGGGTTCACTGA